In Aegilops tauschii subsp. strangulata cultivar AL8/78 chromosome 3, Aet v6.0, whole genome shotgun sequence, one genomic interval encodes:
- the LOC109782425 gene encoding protein NRT1/ PTR FAMILY 4.3-like — protein sequence MYFMLVMHINLADASNLLTDYMGTSYMIAVLITVFADTFVGRYQTVIISSVVELIGLLLMTLQAHSPKLLPEGCKWPEPTCERVGGHSETRLYVGLYLVAIGSAGIKAALPAHCADQFEAKHPRERRQMSSFFNWLLLSLCIGGAVSVTVFVWIQNVKGWDKGFGAATGVMGLALIAFLAGMPRYRIFTAQGSSALLEIFRVYVAAIRNRNLQLPENPAELYEISRSKASPEEEFVSHRDRPFRFLDRAAIVQAPTAEAPSPWRQCRVTHVEHAKTVLAMVPIFCSAIIMGTCLAQFQTFSIQQGSTMNTWVGDFQMQPATLPIIPLTMLIFAVPIYERLFVPFARGITGHPNGIPYLQRVGVGLVLSVVSMCIAAVVEMHRKKVAVRHGMLDAFPMLQPLPMSVFWLAPQYGVFGIADMFTYIGLLEFFYSQAPPALKSMSSAFLWASMSLGYYFSTIIVKAVNAATKKHTLSGGWLNGNNINRNHLDLFFWLLAVLSFINFLNYLYWASWYKYVKPQDEEDDVVAPVEQQV from the exons ATGTACTTCATGTTGGTCATGCACATCAACCTGGCCGATGCCTCCAACCTGCTGACCGACTACATGGGCACGAGCTACATGATCGCGGTGCTCATCACCGTCTTTGCCGACACCTTTGTGGGCCGGTACCAGACCGTGATCATATCCTCCGTGGTGGAGCTCATT GGGCTCCTGCTGATGACGCTGCAAGCTCACTCCCCGAAGCTACTACCGGAAGGGTGCAAATGGCCGGAGCCGACGTGCGAGAGGGTGGGCGGCCACAGCGAGACGCGGCTCTACGTCGGGCTGTACCTGGTGGCGATCGGGTCGGCGGGCATCAAGGCGGCGCTGCCGGCGCACTGCGCCGACCAGTTCGAGGCGAAGCACCCCAGGGAGAGGCGCCAGATGTCCAGCTTCTTCAACTGGCTGCTGCTCAGCTTGTGCATCGGCGGAGCCGTCAGCGTCACGGTGTTCGTGTGGATCCAGAACGTCAAGGGCTGGGACAAGGGGTTCGGCGCCGCCACGGGCGTCATGGGTCTCGCCCTCATCGCCTTCCTCGCCGGCATGCCGCGCTACCGCATCTTCACGGCGCAGGGCAGCAGCGCGCTTCTCGAAATCTTCCGG GTGTACGTTGCTGCGATCAGGAACAGGAATCTGCAGCTCCCTGAGAACCCTGCCGAGTTATACGAGATCAGCAGAAGCAAAGCTTCTCCTGAGGAGGAGTTCGTGTCCCACAGGGACCGGCCATTCAGGTTCCTGGACAGGGCGGCCATCGTCCAGGCGCCGACGGCGGAGGCGCCGAGCCCGTGGCGGCAGTGCCGGGTGACGCACGTGGAGCACGCCAAGACGGTGCTGGCcatggtgcccatcttctgcagCGCCATCATCATGGGCACCTGCCTGGCCCAGTTCCAGACCTTCTCCATCCAGCAGGGCTCCACCATGAACACGTGGGTCGGAGACTTCCAGATGCAGCCGGCGACGCTCCCCATCATACCGCTGACCATGCTCATCTTCGCCGTGCCCATCTACGAACGCCTCTTCGTGCCCTTCGCCCGCGGCATCACGGGCCACCCCAACGGCATCCCCTACCTGCAGCGCGTCGGCGTCGGCCTCGTGCTCTCCGTCGTCTCCATGTGCATCGCCGCCGTCGTGGAGATGCACCGCAAGAAGGTGGCCGTCCGGCACGGCATGCTGGACGCGTTCCCGATGCTGCAGCCGCTGCCCATGTCCGTCTTCTGGCTGGCCCCGCAGTACGGCGTGTTCGGCATCGCCGACATGTTCACCTACATCGGCCTGCTCGAGTTCTTCTACTCGCAGGCGCCGCCCGCGCTCAAGTCCATGTCGTCGGCGTTCCTGTGGGCATCCATGTCGCTGGGGTACTACTTCAGCACCATCATCGTCAAGGCGGTGAACGCGGCCACCAAGAAGCACACGCTGAGCGGCGGCTGGCTTAACGGCAACAACATCAACCGGAACCACCTCGACCTCTTCTTCTGGCTGCTCGCCGTGCTCAGCTTCATCAACTTCCTCAACTATCTCTACTGGGCCAGCTGGTACAAGTACGTCAAGCCCCAGGACGAGGAGGACGATGTGGTCGCGCCAGTGGAGCAGCAAGTGTGA